One window from the genome of Bradyrhizobium xenonodulans encodes:
- a CDS encoding aspartate aminotransferase family protein: protein MTLHQIPNTIKTDSFWMPFTANRQFKKAPRLFSSAEGMHYTTVDGRKVIDGSAGLWCVNAGHGRKQIAAAVERQLMTLDFAPSFQMGHPLAFDFAERLAEIAPKGLDRIFFTNSGSESVDTALKIALAYHRANGQASRTRLIGRERGYHGVGFGGTSVGGMVANRRAFATLLPGVDHIRHTHDLTRNAFAKDQPEHGAELADDLERLVALHGAETIAAVIVEPVPGSTAVLPPPKGYLQRLREICDKHGILLIFDEVITGFGRLGTPFAANFFGVTPDLMTTAKGITNGTIPCGAVFASRKIHDGMMVGPENAMELFHGYTYSAHPTACAAGIATLDIYKDEGLLTRGAEIAEYWRDALHSLKGLPNVIDIRNCGLMGAVELSPRDGTVGARGYDVMVDCFNRGLYFRMSGDSFALSPPLIVEKSHIDDIVSILGDAIKRVA from the coding sequence GTGACCCTTCATCAGATTCCGAACACTATCAAGACCGACTCGTTCTGGATGCCGTTCACGGCCAACCGGCAGTTCAAGAAGGCGCCGCGCCTGTTCTCCTCGGCCGAGGGCATGCACTACACCACGGTCGACGGCCGCAAGGTGATCGACGGCTCCGCCGGCCTCTGGTGCGTCAATGCCGGCCATGGCCGCAAGCAGATTGCGGCTGCGGTCGAGCGGCAGCTGATGACGCTGGACTTCGCGCCGTCGTTCCAGATGGGCCACCCGCTGGCATTCGACTTCGCCGAGCGTCTTGCCGAGATCGCGCCCAAGGGCCTCGACCGCATCTTCTTCACCAATTCCGGCTCCGAATCGGTCGACACCGCGCTGAAGATCGCGCTCGCCTATCACCGTGCCAACGGCCAGGCGAGCCGCACCCGCCTGATCGGCCGCGAGCGCGGCTATCACGGCGTCGGCTTCGGCGGCACGTCGGTCGGCGGCATGGTCGCCAACCGCCGCGCCTTCGCCACCCTGCTGCCGGGCGTCGACCACATCCGACACACGCATGATCTGACCCGCAACGCCTTCGCCAAGGATCAGCCCGAGCACGGCGCCGAGCTTGCCGACGACCTCGAGCGCCTGGTGGCCCTGCACGGCGCCGAGACCATCGCCGCCGTCATCGTCGAGCCGGTGCCCGGCTCGACCGCGGTGCTGCCGCCGCCGAAGGGCTACCTCCAGCGCCTGCGCGAGATCTGCGACAAGCACGGCATCCTCCTGATCTTCGACGAGGTCATCACCGGCTTCGGCCGCCTCGGCACGCCGTTCGCCGCCAACTTCTTCGGCGTCACGCCCGACCTGATGACGACGGCCAAGGGCATCACCAACGGCACCATTCCCTGCGGCGCGGTGTTCGCGAGCCGGAAGATTCACGACGGCATGATGGTCGGCCCGGAGAACGCGATGGAGCTGTTCCACGGCTACACTTATTCCGCGCATCCGACCGCCTGCGCCGCCGGCATCGCGACGCTCGACATCTACAAGGACGAAGGCCTGCTCACGCGCGGTGCGGAGATCGCCGAATACTGGCGCGATGCGCTGCACTCGCTGAAGGGGCTGCCCAACGTCATCGACATCCGCAATTGCGGCCTGATGGGTGCGGTCGAGCTATCGCCGCGTGACGGCACGGTCGGTGCACGCGGCTACGACGTCATGGTCGACTGCTTCAATCGCGGGCTGTACTTCCGCATGAGCGGCGACTCCTTCGCGCTGTCGCCGCCGCTGATCGTCGAAAAGAGCCACATCGACGACATCGTCTCGATCCTGGGCGACGCCATCAAGCGGGTGGCCTGA
- a CDS encoding D-amino acid dehydrogenase translates to MKVLILGSGVIGVTSAYYLARAGHEVTVVDRQPEPALETSFANAGEVSPGYSSPWAGPGVPVKAVKWLLMKHGPLVIRPKLDPVMWVWLLKMLRNCTSARYAVNKSRMIPIAEYSRDCLRDLRRDIGIQYDERAQGTLQLFRYQQQLDGTAEDIAVLKQYGVPFEVLSREGCIAVEPALAGVKEKFAGGLRLPQDETGDCHMFTQALARHAEALGVRFMFNTGIDRIVTDGARVSGVATSAGMLQADSYVLALGSYSSRMAAPLGISLPVYPVKGYSITVPIKDASGAPESTVMDESYKVAITRLGNRIRVGGTAEISGFSTKLYDARRATLDHSLTDLFPRGGDLSKATFWSGLRPMTPDGPPVIGPTPYANLHLNTGHGTLGWTMSCGSGRVLADMLSGKKPEVDVSALNVDRYAHRFG, encoded by the coding sequence GTGAAAGTTCTGATCCTCGGCAGCGGTGTCATCGGTGTCACCTCTGCCTACTACCTCGCACGTGCCGGCCATGAGGTGACGGTCGTTGACCGCCAGCCGGAGCCGGCACTGGAGACCTCGTTCGCCAATGCCGGCGAGGTGTCGCCCGGCTATTCCTCGCCCTGGGCCGGCCCCGGCGTGCCGGTGAAGGCGGTCAAATGGCTGCTGATGAAGCACGGCCCGCTGGTGATCCGGCCGAAGCTCGATCCCGTGATGTGGGTCTGGCTGCTCAAGATGCTGCGCAACTGCACCAGCGCGCGCTACGCGGTCAACAAGAGCCGGATGATTCCGATCGCGGAATACAGCCGCGATTGTTTGCGCGATCTGCGCCGCGACATCGGCATTCAATATGACGAGCGCGCGCAGGGCACGCTGCAACTGTTCCGTTACCAGCAACAACTCGACGGCACGGCCGAGGATATCGCCGTGCTCAAGCAATATGGCGTGCCTTTCGAGGTGCTGAGCCGCGAGGGCTGTATCGCGGTCGAGCCGGCGCTCGCCGGCGTGAAAGAGAAGTTCGCCGGCGGGCTTCGCCTGCCGCAGGACGAGACCGGTGACTGCCACATGTTCACGCAGGCGCTGGCCAGGCATGCCGAAGCGCTCGGCGTCCGCTTCATGTTCAACACCGGCATCGATCGCATCGTCACCGACGGTGCGCGCGTCAGCGGTGTCGCGACCAGTGCCGGGATGTTGCAGGCCGACAGCTACGTCCTCGCGCTCGGAAGCTATTCGTCACGAATGGCCGCGCCGCTCGGTATCTCGCTGCCGGTCTATCCGGTGAAGGGCTATTCGATCACGGTGCCGATCAAGGACGCCTCCGGCGCGCCGGAATCGACCGTGATGGACGAAAGCTACAAGGTCGCGATCACCCGCCTCGGCAATCGCATCCGTGTTGGCGGCACCGCCGAAATCTCGGGCTTCTCGACCAAGCTTTACGACGCGCGCCGCGCCACGCTCGATCACTCCCTGACCGACCTGTTCCCGCGCGGCGGCGACCTTTCCAAGGCGACGTTTTGGAGCGGCCTGCGTCCGATGACGCCGGATGGCCCGCCCGTGATCGGCCCGACGCCATACGCCAATCTCCACCTCAACACCGGCCACGGCACGCTCGGCTGGACCATGTCCTGCGGTTCGGGGCGCGTGCTCGCGGACATGCTGTCGGGCAAGAAGCCGGAGGTCGATGTGAGTGCGCTGAATGTGGACCGCTACGCGCATCGGTTTGGGTGA
- a CDS encoding SMI1/KNR4 family protein: MGDLIIAAIRRQLKTKVTDLGRPPRAGLVPGNAADIAADEEHLRFRLPSLLKQIYAEIGNGGFGPGYGLIGLTNGVPDDTGKTAVAIYDVFRSAPELGWSDGLLPICHWGCAIYSCVDCRDPAFRMRIFDPNVLDGDDWTDAFFEGDSSFEDWIRSWASGVNLWDAMYGDDGHIARIISTRRKRD; encoded by the coding sequence ATGGGAGATCTCATCATCGCTGCGATCCGAAGGCAACTGAAGACGAAAGTCACCGACCTGGGCCGACCTCCGCGCGCAGGCCTGGTCCCCGGCAATGCCGCCGATATCGCCGCCGACGAAGAACATCTTCGTTTCCGGCTACCATCCCTCCTGAAGCAAATTTATGCGGAGATCGGGAATGGAGGTTTTGGCCCCGGATACGGACTCATCGGATTAACGAACGGCGTTCCCGACGATACCGGCAAGACCGCTGTTGCGATCTACGATGTGTTTCGGAGCGCTCCGGAGTTGGGATGGTCCGATGGGTTGCTGCCGATCTGCCATTGGGGATGCGCCATCTACTCTTGCGTCGATTGTCGCGACCCGGCTTTCCGGATGCGGATTTTCGATCCCAACGTCCTTGATGGCGACGACTGGACCGACGCCTTCTTCGAGGGCGATTCAAGTTTCGAAGACTGGATCAGATCGTGGGCATCCGGCGTCAACCTGTGGGACGCCATGTACGGCGATGATGGCCACATCGCCCGGATTATCTCCACCCGTCGCAAGCGGGATTGA
- a CDS encoding helix-turn-helix domain-containing protein — MRKPAIAKPVKRAKANTKVKPGAVTKSAEPAMDVAVGRRIRDLRRVRQFSLETVAARTDLSIGFLSQIERGLSSPSLRVLATLADVLGVGIAALFGASPSADGASDQVVTRSLQRPELKLWRTGVSKQLLSPASADNKLNLFLVHLEPGGSTGDELYTHDGEEAGLVLEGEMMLTVDSETWSLKTGDSFRFASRRPHRFSNPAQDAKTVVLWVNCVTAAG; from the coding sequence ATGCGCAAACCGGCCATCGCAAAGCCGGTGAAGAGGGCCAAGGCCAATACCAAGGTCAAGCCCGGGGCCGTCACCAAATCAGCCGAGCCCGCCATGGATGTCGCGGTCGGCCGCCGCATCCGGGATCTCCGGCGCGTCAGGCAATTCTCGCTGGAGACGGTCGCGGCGCGCACCGATTTGTCGATCGGCTTCCTGAGCCAGATCGAGCGTGGCCTGTCGTCGCCGTCCCTGCGCGTGCTCGCAACATTGGCCGACGTGCTCGGCGTCGGCATCGCCGCCCTGTTCGGCGCAAGCCCGAGCGCCGATGGCGCCTCCGACCAGGTGGTGACGCGCTCCCTTCAGCGGCCCGAGCTCAAACTCTGGCGCACCGGCGTCTCAAAACAATTGCTGAGCCCGGCGAGCGCCGACAACAAGCTCAATCTGTTCCTGGTGCATCTGGAGCCCGGCGGCTCCACCGGCGACGAGCTCTACACCCACGACGGCGAGGAAGCCGGCCTCGTGCTCGAGGGCGAGATGATGCTGACGGTGGACAGCGAGACGTGGTCGCTGAAGACGGGCGACAGCTTTCGATTTGCAAGCCGAAGGCCGCACCGGTTTTCCAATCCGGCGCAGGATGCAAAGACCGTGGTGCTGTGGGTGAATTGCGTGACGGCGGCGGGGTAG
- a CDS encoding ABC transporter substrate-binding protein, protein MKRFGLAAVAALALYAVTPVSAQQVLKVGSTPTGIPFTFLDTKTNSIQGIMVDLITEVGKDAGFNVQIEPMQFSALIPSLTSSKIDIIAAAMFITAPRKEVVDFSDPIYSYGEGLVVPKSDTKAYATQDDLKGETVGAQVGTAFVDALKKTGLFADVKAYDTIPDILRDVNTGRLKAGYADYPILAYNLKQGGFPEVRLVDGYKPVTVGSVGIGVRKGEAALLGKINASLAKLKANGTIDKILDKWGLKAQG, encoded by the coding sequence ATGAAGCGTTTTGGTCTGGCCGCGGTCGCGGCGCTCGCACTGTATGCCGTGACGCCGGTTTCGGCGCAGCAGGTGCTGAAGGTCGGCTCGACGCCGACAGGCATTCCCTTCACCTTCCTCGACACCAAGACCAACAGCATCCAGGGCATCATGGTCGATCTCATCACCGAGGTTGGCAAGGATGCCGGCTTCAACGTGCAGATCGAGCCGATGCAGTTCTCGGCGCTGATCCCGTCCCTGACCTCGAGCAAGATCGACATCATCGCGGCCGCGATGTTCATCACGGCGCCGAGGAAAGAGGTCGTCGACTTCTCCGACCCGATCTACTCTTATGGCGAGGGCCTGGTGGTGCCGAAGAGCGACACCAAGGCCTATGCCACGCAGGACGATCTGAAGGGCGAAACGGTCGGCGCCCAGGTCGGGACCGCCTTCGTCGACGCGCTGAAGAAGACCGGCCTGTTCGCCGATGTGAAGGCCTACGACACCATTCCCGACATCCTGCGCGACGTGAACACCGGCCGTCTCAAGGCCGGTTACGCCGACTATCCGATCCTCGCCTACAATCTGAAGCAAGGCGGTTTTCCCGAGGTGCGCCTCGTCGACGGCTACAAGCCCGTCACTGTCGGCTCGGTCGGCATCGGCGTGCGCAAGGGCGAGGCCGCGTTGCTCGGCAAGATCAACGCCTCGCTCGCGAAGCTGAAGGCCAACGGCACCATCGACAAGATCCTCGATAAATGGGGCCTCAAGGCGCAGGGCTGA
- a CDS encoding amino acid ABC transporter permease — protein sequence MKGFWHDAAEFFPILMSGVALTIVVTIGSLLLSTVLGLVWAMMRVSGIKALSMLSASLINVIRGIPIIVLLFYLYFVMPDLGVTLSALQAAILGLGIAYSAYQAENFRAGIEAIDKGQIEAAQSIGMGWWLTMRRVVLPQAVRIVLPPYGNVMIMMLKDSSQASTITVAELALQGKLIASSTFKNTNVFTLVALMYLTMSIPLILLVRHFEKRAGKR from the coding sequence ATGAAAGGCTTCTGGCACGACGCCGCCGAGTTCTTCCCGATCCTGATGAGCGGCGTCGCGTTGACGATCGTCGTCACCATCGGCTCGCTGCTGCTCTCGACGGTGCTTGGCCTCGTCTGGGCAATGATGCGGGTCTCCGGCATCAAGGCGCTGTCGATGCTCAGCGCCAGCCTGATCAATGTGATCCGCGGCATCCCGATCATCGTGCTGCTGTTCTATCTCTACTTCGTGATGCCGGATCTCGGCGTCACGCTGTCCGCCTTGCAGGCCGCGATCCTCGGGCTCGGCATCGCCTATTCGGCCTACCAGGCGGAAAATTTCCGCGCCGGCATCGAGGCGATCGACAAGGGCCAGATCGAGGCGGCGCAGTCGATCGGGATGGGCTGGTGGCTGACCATGCGCCGCGTGGTGCTGCCGCAGGCGGTCCGCATCGTGCTGCCGCCTTACGGCAACGTCATGATCATGATGCTGAAGGATTCCTCGCAGGCCTCGACCATCACGGTCGCCGAGCTGGCGCTGCAAGGCAAGCTGATCGCGTCTTCGACCTTCAAGAACACCAACGTGTTCACGCTGGTCGCGCTGATGTACCTCACCATGAGCATCCCCCTGATCCTGCTGGTCCGTCATTTCGAGAAGCGGGCCGGCAAGCGATGA
- a CDS encoding amino acid ABC transporter ATP-binding protein, which produces MIELSDVHKSFGKVEVLKGITASVQKGEVVCIIGPSGSGKSTILRCINGLESYDRGEISVEGLKVDRDAPSIVSIRTQVSMVFQRFNLFPHRTALENVIEGPLYVKKESRAQAFERGRALLARVGLAEKADVHPPQLSGGQQQRVAIARALAMQPKAILFDEPTSALDPELVGDVLGVMRKLADEGMTMVVVTHEMGFARDVADRVLFIDGGVIVEQGPAKALLNQPQHPRTQDFLRRVLHPL; this is translated from the coding sequence ATGATCGAGCTCAGCGACGTCCACAAGAGCTTTGGCAAGGTCGAGGTGCTCAAGGGCATCACAGCCTCCGTCCAAAAGGGCGAGGTGGTCTGCATCATCGGGCCATCCGGCTCCGGCAAGTCCACTATCCTGCGCTGCATCAACGGTCTCGAAAGCTACGACCGCGGCGAGATCAGCGTCGAAGGGCTGAAGGTCGATCGCGATGCGCCGTCGATCGTGAGCATCCGTACCCAGGTGTCGATGGTGTTCCAGCGCTTCAACCTGTTCCCGCACCGAACCGCGCTGGAAAATGTCATCGAAGGACCGCTTTACGTAAAGAAAGAGTCCCGCGCCCAGGCGTTCGAACGCGGCCGTGCACTGCTGGCGCGGGTCGGGCTCGCCGAGAAGGCCGACGTGCATCCGCCGCAGCTGTCCGGCGGCCAGCAGCAACGCGTTGCGATCGCGCGGGCGCTGGCGATGCAACCCAAGGCGATCCTGTTCGACGAGCCGACCTCGGCGCTCGATCCCGAACTCGTCGGCGACGTGCTCGGCGTCATGCGCAAGCTTGCTGATGAGGGCATGACCATGGTCGTCGTCACCCACGAGATGGGCTTTGCCCGCGATGTCGCCGACCGCGTGCTGTTCATCGACGGCGGCGTCATCGTCGAGCAGGGGCCGGCCAAGGCGCTGCTCAATCAACCCCAGCATCCGCGCACGCAGGATTTTTTGCGGCGCGTGCTGCATCCGCTCTGA
- a CDS encoding NAD(P)/FAD-dependent oxidoreductase, which produces MSRMPLPPSLYADTAVAPVATPPLDTDKSVSIAIVGGGYTGLSTALHLAEQGVEALVLEAQEPGWGASGNNGGHTNPGLKHDPDKIEADFGAELGRRMIEFSYGTTNFTHDLIRRYQIPCEARQNGTLRAAYHEASAAAIETTAQQCIRRSMPVKYLNREQLREMTGTDRYIGAMLDTRGGDLHPLSYARGLARAAISAGAKVHGETPALSLRRDGRSWRIETPRAVVHADKVLLATNGFTDDLWPALRRTIVPVFSSIAATAPLSDAVASSIMPTRPVLYESGHITVYYRIDQQNRLLMGGRGPMRWIKSPNDVAYLMRYAERLWPQLKGVSWTHGWNSRLAITGDHYPHVHEPAENILISLGCNGRGVALSTAMGAQLARRLIGGARAEIDMPVTGIKPIPMHAFWPVGVTTAVIAGRVRDRLGV; this is translated from the coding sequence ATGTCGCGCATGCCTCTGCCGCCCTCGCTCTATGCCGACACCGCCGTCGCGCCGGTGGCAACGCCGCCGCTCGACACCGATAAGAGCGTTTCCATCGCGATCGTCGGCGGCGGCTATACGGGGCTTTCCACGGCGCTGCATCTGGCGGAGCAGGGCGTCGAGGCCTTGGTGCTGGAGGCGCAGGAGCCCGGCTGGGGCGCGTCGGGTAACAATGGTGGACACACCAATCCCGGCCTGAAGCACGACCCTGACAAGATCGAGGCCGATTTCGGTGCTGAGCTCGGCCGCCGCATGATAGAGTTCTCCTATGGCACCACCAACTTCACGCACGACCTGATCCGCCGCTATCAGATCCCCTGCGAGGCGCGGCAGAACGGCACGTTGCGCGCGGCTTATCACGAGGCCAGCGCCGCCGCGATCGAGACAACCGCGCAGCAATGCATCCGCCGCAGCATGCCGGTAAAATATCTGAATCGCGAGCAGTTGCGCGAGATGACCGGCACCGACCGCTACATCGGCGCCATGCTGGATACCCGCGGCGGCGATCTGCATCCGCTCAGCTATGCCCGCGGTCTCGCGCGCGCCGCGATCTCCGCTGGCGCGAAAGTGCACGGTGAGACGCCGGCGCTGTCGCTCCGGCGCGACGGCAGAAGCTGGCGCATCGAGACACCGCGCGCGGTGGTGCACGCCGACAAGGTACTGCTCGCCACCAACGGTTTTACCGATGATCTCTGGCCGGCGCTCCGCCGCACCATCGTGCCGGTGTTTTCGTCGATCGCCGCGACCGCGCCGCTCTCCGACGCGGTCGCAAGTTCGATCATGCCGACGCGGCCCGTGCTCTACGAGAGCGGCCACATCACCGTCTATTACCGCATCGACCAGCAGAACCGTCTCTTGATGGGCGGCCGCGGCCCGATGCGCTGGATCAAGTCGCCCAACGACGTCGCCTATCTCATGCGCTACGCCGAACGGCTATGGCCGCAGCTCAAAGGCGTTTCCTGGACCCACGGCTGGAACAGCCGGCTTGCGATCACCGGAGATCATTATCCCCACGTGCATGAGCCTGCCGAAAACATCCTGATCTCGCTCGGCTGCAACGGCCGCGGCGTCGCGCTCTCGACCGCGATGGGTGCCCAGCTCGCCCGCCGGCTGATCGGTGGTGCCAGGGCCGAGATCGACATGCCCGTCACCGGCATCAAGCCGATCCCGATGCACGCGTTCTGGCCGGTCGGCGTGACGACAGCGGTGATCGCCGGCCGGGTGAGAGATCGGTTGGGCGTTTGA
- a CDS encoding gamma-glutamyltransferase family protein, with product MPHQFSLNQTVRKPAVTSKGGIVASQSRRAAEVGAQVLAAGGDCVDAIVATTFALNVLEPWNSGIGGGGAMVLYRAKDNRTEVIDYGMCAPQSLRASDYPLSGEGAASDLFPWPRVKDDRNIHGPGSVAVPGVVAGMEEAHRRYAKMPWKDLVAPAATLAGEGLLVDWWTTVTISGSAADLRRYPASAAAFLKDGLPPSAPWGIKAETRLPQDTLKATLSHLAEAGPRDFYQGDLARSIASDIKADGGSLSVEDLAAFRSHLREPLAIPYRGGKVFATPELTAGPTMAHALRLLQQSLKPGGAPDAAAYTEYALALQAAFRERLKDMGDADGKRSLGAEYLAPACTTHFSVVDRHGNMAAVTQTLLSSFGSKYVTPHTGIAMNNGIMWFDPTPGTTNSLAPGKRCLCNYTPVITETADGKRLAVGASGGRRILPSVMQLVSFAMDFGMDLEAAIHQPRIDASEGAVVIGDARLPADVRKALAARFDYEESQVQTLPQKFACPSVVMREGETNSGAVEIFQPWADAVAES from the coding sequence ATGCCTCATCAGTTCAGCCTCAACCAAACCGTCCGCAAACCCGCCGTCACATCCAAGGGCGGCATCGTCGCTTCGCAATCGCGGCGGGCGGCTGAAGTCGGGGCACAGGTGCTGGCAGCCGGCGGCGACTGCGTGGACGCGATCGTCGCGACCACTTTTGCGCTGAACGTGCTGGAGCCCTGGAACAGCGGCATCGGCGGCGGCGGCGCGATGGTGCTCTACCGCGCCAAGGACAATCGCACTGAGGTGATCGACTACGGCATGTGCGCGCCGCAGAGCCTGCGCGCGTCCGACTATCCACTCAGCGGCGAAGGCGCGGCCTCCGATCTGTTTCCCTGGCCGCGGGTGAAGGACGATCGCAACATCCACGGCCCCGGCTCGGTCGCCGTGCCCGGCGTCGTTGCCGGCATGGAGGAGGCGCATCGCCGCTACGCCAAAATGCCGTGGAAAGATCTGGTCGCGCCGGCCGCCACGCTCGCCGGCGAGGGCCTGCTGGTCGATTGGTGGACCACGGTGACGATCTCGGGCTCGGCCGCCGATCTCAGGCGCTATCCCGCAAGCGCAGCAGCATTCCTGAAGGACGGCCTGCCGCCGAGCGCACCTTGGGGTATCAAGGCCGAGACGCGGCTGCCGCAGGACACGCTGAAGGCGACGCTGTCGCATCTCGCCGAAGCCGGTCCGCGTGATTTCTATCAGGGCGATCTCGCCAGGAGCATCGCGTCCGACATCAAGGCCGATGGAGGCTCGCTGTCGGTGGAGGATCTGGCGGCGTTCCGCAGCCATTTGCGCGAGCCGCTCGCGATCCCCTATCGCGGCGGCAAGGTGTTTGCGACGCCGGAGCTCACCGCCGGGCCGACTATGGCGCATGCGCTACGCCTGTTGCAGCAGAGCCTGAAGCCGGGAGGCGCGCCGGATGCGGCCGCCTACACCGAATATGCCCTCGCTCTGCAAGCAGCCTTCCGCGAGCGGCTCAAGGACATGGGCGATGCCGACGGCAAGCGCTCGCTCGGCGCCGAATATCTGGCGCCCGCCTGCACCACGCATTTCTCCGTGGTCGACCGCCACGGCAACATGGCCGCGGTGACGCAGACGCTGCTCTCGTCGTTCGGCTCGAAATATGTGACGCCGCACACCGGCATCGCGATGAACAACGGCATCATGTGGTTCGACCCGACACCAGGTACCACCAACTCGCTTGCGCCCGGCAAGCGCTGCCTGTGCAACTACACGCCCGTCATCACGGAGACCGCGGACGGCAAGCGCCTCGCGGTCGGCGCCTCCGGCGGCCGCCGCATCCTGCCGTCGGTGATGCAGCTCGTGTCCTTTGCGATGGACTTCGGCATGGACCTCGAGGCTGCGATCCACCAGCCGCGCATCGACGCCAGCGAAGGCGCGGTGGTGATCGGCGATGCCAGACTGCCGGCAGACGTGCGCAAAGCCCTGGCGGCGCGCTTCGACTATGAAGAGAGCCAGGTGCAGACGTTGCCGCAGAAGTTCGCCTGCCCCAGCGTGGTCATGCGCGAGGGCGAGACGAATTCCGGCGCGGTCGAGATCTTCCAGCCCTGGGCCGACGCTGTCGCCGAATCCTGA
- a CDS encoding enoyl-CoA hydratase-related protein, producing the protein MAGVKQARDGAVGILTLDEPASLNAMTPDLLGALAAAVAEMTQDDRVRALVLTGAGRGFCSGQNLKASEALGEDIAAGVMRFYWPAFKALRECRVPVVVAVNGVAAGGGFSLAMAGDIIVAARSASFIQVFSRIALVPDLGSTWLLPRLVGRQRALELMLLNEPLTAERAREIGLVREVVDDAELMDEALILARRLADGPTRALVATRGLLEESEHTTYEAQFRREIELQATIRKSADAVEGRTAFVEKRKAKFTGK; encoded by the coding sequence ATGGCAGGTGTGAAACAGGCGCGGGATGGCGCTGTCGGGATCTTGACGCTCGACGAGCCGGCGAGCTTGAACGCGATGACGCCGGATCTGCTCGGCGCGCTCGCTGCCGCAGTTGCCGAGATGACGCAGGACGATAGAGTGCGCGCCCTGGTCCTCACCGGCGCAGGGCGCGGTTTTTGCTCAGGGCAGAATTTGAAGGCGTCCGAAGCGCTGGGCGAGGACATCGCCGCCGGCGTCATGCGATTCTACTGGCCGGCTTTCAAGGCGCTGCGCGAATGCCGCGTGCCTGTCGTCGTTGCCGTCAACGGCGTCGCAGCCGGCGGCGGCTTCAGCCTCGCGATGGCCGGCGACATCATTGTCGCGGCGCGGTCGGCGAGCTTCATCCAGGTGTTCAGCCGCATTGCGCTGGTGCCCGATCTCGGCTCGACCTGGCTGCTGCCGCGGCTGGTCGGCCGCCAGCGCGCGCTCGAGCTGATGCTGCTGAACGAGCCGCTGACGGCCGAACGCGCCCGTGAGATCGGCCTGGTGCGAGAGGTCGTCGACGATGCCGAGCTGATGGATGAGGCGTTGATTCTGGCGCGCCGTCTCGCCGACGGCCCGACGCGCGCTTTGGTCGCAACCCGCGGGTTGCTCGAGGAGAGCGAGCACACCACCTACGAGGCGCAGTTCCGTCGTGAGATCGAGCTTCAGGCCACGATCCGCAAGAGCGCCGACGCCGTCGAAGGCCGCACCGCCTTCGTCGAGAAGCGCAAGGCGAAATTTACGGGGAAGTGA
- a CDS encoding DUF6894 family protein: protein MVQVYFHCSNTDGTLIDRSGTAVASLTEARDRAAQIMNSMIQTPGAEDWRDWVIHVSGSDGEDLFDLPFTAMLGRPH, encoded by the coding sequence ATGGTCCAGGTGTACTTTCACTGCTCCAACACCGACGGCACGCTGATCGATCGCAGCGGCACCGCGGTGGCCAGCCTGACCGAGGCGCGTGACCGTGCTGCCCAGATCATGAACTCGATGATCCAGACGCCCGGTGCCGAAGACTGGCGCGACTGGGTGATCCATGTCAGTGGCTCCGACGGCGAGGATCTTTTCGATCTCCCCTTCACCGCCATGCTCGGCAGGCCGCATTGA